In the Parasteatoda tepidariorum isolate YZ-2023 chromosome 3, CAS_Ptep_4.0, whole genome shotgun sequence genome, one interval contains:
- the LOC107455386 gene encoding sulfotransferase ssu-1-like — translation MVKKTPKYVDVDGYKYCECFEPDIIRAAMKYKPTSKDIFVATYPKCGTTWMIQTVMLVLNKGQIPNTVKDYFSLCPFLEMLGPDEIGKMPGPGCIKIHFPFNLTPYSPDAKYVYVARNPRDCCISFYYHTKLFPAYYFNDGTFEDFFELFIKGETDFNDYFDNLLSWYEHRNDPNVFFVTFEDMKQNPKETIKRLARFLGEEYESDVAENEEVLDEVVNKSSFEYMKNTTNKLFTEMLDRSEEFAEWKIAPKGFRHWARSNAMALKAGQGSSGTFIRNGGIHDMKIELTSEQEEKLQKRIQEKTKGSDVMKLWENSKEKQL, via the coding sequence atggtaaaaaagaCTCCAAAGTACGTTGATGTCGATGGCTACAAGTATTGTGAGTGCTTTGAACCAGACATAATTAGAGCAGCAATGAAATACAAGCCAACTTCCAAAGACATATTTGTAGCCACCTACCCAAAATGTGGTACAACATGGATGATTCAAACGGTAATGCTGGTTCTCAACAAAGGGCAAATTCCTAATACTGTGAAGGATTATTTCTCTTTGTGTCCTTTCCTGGAAATGTTAGGCCCAGACGAAATAGGCAAAATGCCAGGACCCGGatgcataaaaattcattttccattTAATCTTACACCATACTCCCCAGATGCTAAGTACGTTTACGTAGCAAGAAACCCAAGAGATTGCTGCATATCATTTTATTACCACACCAAGTTATTTCCTGCTTATTATTTCAATGATGGTacatttgaagatttttttgaacttttcatTAAGGGAGAGACTGATTTCAATGATTACTTCGATAATTTGTTGTCATGGTATGAGCACAGAAATGATCCAAATGTATTTTTCGTTACTTTTGAAGACATGAAACAAAATCCTAAAGAGACGATTAAAAGATTGGCGAGATTTCTCGGAGAAGAATATGAATCAGACGTCGCTGAAAATGAAGAAGTCTTAGATGAGGTTGTCAATAAAAGCAGCTTCGAATACAtgaaaaatacaacaaataaattattcaccGAAATGCTTGATCGCAGTGAAGAGTTTGCAGAGTGGAAAATTGCTCCAAAGGGATTCAGACATTGGGCTAGAAGCAATGCAATGGCACTCAAAGCCGGACAAGGGTCCAGTGGCACCTTCATACGTAATGGTGGCATACATGACATGAAGATAGAGCTCACATCAGAACAGGaagaaaagttacaaaaaagaaTACAAGAAAAAACTAAAGGCTCTGATGTTATGAAATTGTGggaaaattcaaaagaaaaacagctTTGA